The nucleotide window CGACGACACGGCCGCCGCGCTACCCGGCGTGGACTTGACCCACTTCGGCGTGAGCGTGTGCAGGTTGTCGGCCAGCGATCCGAGCGGGCCGGCGGCCTGACGGAGGCCGGCCAGCACGGTCGACAGATGACCGAGCATCTCCACGAGATTGTCCTGGTCGGTGTCGAGGAAATCGTTGGTGGCGGCGGTGACCTGCTGGGTCTTGTCCAGAGTGGTCAGGATCGTGGCGATCTGCCCGTTCAGCGACTCCAGCGCCGGACCCAGCTTGTTGATCGACGCCATGATCTGCGCGCGCCCGTCGGCGAGTTGTCCGGTGAGCACACGCGTGGTGGCCAGCGATCGATCGACCGCGGCCGAACTCTGGTTGAGCTTCCGGATGCCGGTCGTCATGCCACGGATCGCGCCGTTGAGGTCCGACGGGTTCGTCGCGACCGCACTGCTCAGTTCGGTGAGGATGATGGTCAGTGAGTTCAGCGACCCGCTGTCCACGACCCCGCTCATGCTGATCAGCAGATCCTCGACCGTCGCGGCGGCCGACGTCGGGCCGGTGAGGGTGTCACCGTCGACCATCAGACCGTCCTTCGCCTCGATCGGCGGCAGCAACGCGACGAACACGTCGCCCAGGGGCGTCGCCTGGCGCAGCTCGGCGCCCGTGCCCACCGGGAGGTTGGTCTTCTTGCTGACCTCCATCGTCACCACGGCGGTGTAGTCCTTGGCGACGAGGTCGGTGACCTGCCCGACGTCGTTTCCGTTGAGCTTCACCTTCGCTCGCGTCGGCAGGTTCAGCGCGTTGTCGAAGTTCGCGGTCAGCGTGATCGAGTCCCCGATGCCGCCAGGTGCGGGCAGTGGGATCTGTTCGACCGTGAGACTCGGGAGCAGTCCGCAGCCGGTGAGTCCCATCAGGGCGGCGAGCAACACCGCGAGCACGCCGCCCCGGCGGACGCCGCGGCGCGAGGGCGCCGGCGACGGACGCCCGGCCGATCCCGCGCGGTCCAGCGAGTGCATCGTCGCCGTTCTCATTTCGTCAACTCCAGCATCGCCGAGTAGATACCGAGATCGGGCCCGAAGTCCTTGAGCTTGCCCGTCCGGCAGCCGTCCTTCTGCAGATTGATCGCCTCACAGAACTCGGCGAGCAGTTCGTTGTCGACGAGGGACTTGTCGAGCAGCACCTGCGCGCGCCACGCGCCCTGTTCGGCCGAGATGGAGTTACTCAGGTTCTGGAAGAGCAGCGGCCCGACGTCGATGGTCTCCACGACCTGCCGCGAATAGTCGCTGAGGTTCGCGGTCAGCGCCGCGAGCCGGTCGAACGACACCGACATGGTGTTGGTGTTGTTCTGCAGGAACACGGTCGTGTTCTGCAGGGTCTGGTTGAGGTTCCCCAACGTCGCGAGCAGACCCGGCGCCTGGTCGCCCAGCAGCTCCGACACCTCGTTGACGGACTTCGAGAACGCGGTCATCTTCGGATAGTTCTGCACGAGAGTCGTGGTCAGCCCCTCGATGGTCTCGAGGATGTCGACGAGGGCATCGCTGTTGCCCGCCACCACATCCGACGCCCCGCCGAGTTCGTCCAGTGCCGCGCGGATCTCGTCGCCGTTGCCGGTGGCGATGCCGGAGGTGATGTCGATCATCTCCGCGAGGGGGCCGGGTCCGGCGCCTTCGCCCTTGAGGGCGACGACCAGACCGTCGATGGCGTCGAACAGTTCGCCGACCGACACCGGGGCCTTCGTCTCCTTCAGGACCGACCCGTCCTCGAGCTTCGGTCCGCCGTCGTAGGCGGGTGACAGTTCGACGTGCCGGGTGGTGACGATCGAGGTGTTGACGATCGCCGCGGTCGCGTCGGCCGGGACCGGTACGTCGCTGTCGATCGTCATGGTCACCTTCACCCGGTCGCCCTGCGGCTCGACCGCGGTGACCTGGCCGACCGGCATGCCGAGGACGGCGACGTCGTTGCTCACGTAGAGGCCGGCGACGTTGTCGAAGTAGGCCGTGACCTCGATCGCCTGTCCGACCGCCGCCTTCCAGCTCCCCGGGATCATCGAGCAACCCGAGAGCCCGAGGATGCCGAGCAGTGCGACCCCGACCAGCAGGATCGGGCGGCGAAGTCCGTTGGCGCGCATCGTCGTACCTGTCCTCGTGTCCGCGCTCAGCATCCGTCCACCACCCGGGCCAGGCACAGCCAGTTGTCCGGGAAGATGCCCCACGGCAGGTAGCCGTTCGCGTAGGGCCCGTCACCGATGACGTTGTTGGTCAGGCGTGCGGTCACCGGCAGGACCTCCAGCAACTTGCGGAGATTGTTGCGGTTCTTCTCCAGCCCCTGGGTGATCGTGTTCAGGTTCGCCATGATCGGCGCGAACTGATTCGCGTTCTCGCCGGCCACCGCGGTCGCCTGCTCGGTGAGTTCGGCGATGCCGTCGAGCATCCGGGTGACCAGTTCCTCACGCGCGACGATCTTCTGGGTCAGGTCGCGCCCCTGCCCGACGATCACGGCGAGCTGGGCCTGGTTGTCGTCCACGATGCTGGTGATCGTCTTGGTGTCGGCGATCAACTGATTGATCTGGTCCTTGCGATTGGTGATGACCTTCGACATCTGGGTGAGCGCCTCGAAGGTCGGCTCGGTGATGGCCGGTACACCGGCGAGCTGCCGGTTGAGCGTCCGGATGCTCTCGGAGAGCGTCTTGTCGTCGATGCCGGTCAGGATCGGCGCCCCCGCCTCGATGGTGCGCTGCAGGTCGTAGGGCACGGCGGTCTTCCCGATGTGTCCGTCGGGCGCGTCCTCGGGTGAATCCCCCAGCGACACATCGATGTAGCGCTGACCGAGCAGCGTGGACATCTTGATCTCCGCCGAGCCGTTGGCCGTCACCCGGACGTCGCTGTCGACCTTCATGGTGATGGCCACGTGCTGCCCGGCGAGTTCGGTGCCGGTGACCTCGCCGACGTCGATGCCGGCGACGCGGACCTTGTCCCCAGGCCGGATACCGCCGGCCTGGGCGAAGTCGGCGGTGAGTGTCTGCTTGCCCAGATGTGCGCTCGCGAGGGCCGTCACGCCCAGCAACAGGGCGACGATGACGACGGCACCGATCACCCCGGACCACACCCGCCGGTTGTTGCGAAAACTTCTGCGGAACCAGCTCATCGGCACACCACCGAGTGACTCGTGCCACCGATCTTGTTGAAGATCCCGGGCGGGAGCAGGACGTCACCGATCGCGACGTCGAGATCACATGCATAGATGTTCAAGTAAGCGCCCTCACCGAGCACGAGCGGGAAATGACCGAGGAAGACCGGGGCGTCGACCGCCATCCGATCGAGTTTGGCGCCGTTGCTGATCAGCGTGTTGGTGGCGATCCGGCCGTCCGTCGCGGCGTCGGCGAGGCTCTGCCGGCTCTCACTCAGCACGTCGGCGAAACCGCTTGCGGTCCGGCCGATGTCGGTCACCGCGCTACCGAAGGCCGC belongs to Gordonia sp. KTR9 and includes:
- a CDS encoding MCE family protein, whose translation is MLSADTRTGTTMRANGLRRPILLVGVALLGILGLSGCSMIPGSWKAAVGQAIEVTAYFDNVAGLYVSNDVAVLGMPVGQVTAVEPQGDRVKVTMTIDSDVPVPADATAAIVNTSIVTTRHVELSPAYDGGPKLEDGSVLKETKAPVSVGELFDAIDGLVVALKGEGAGPGPLAEMIDITSGIATGNGDEIRAALDELGGASDVVAGNSDALVDILETIEGLTTTLVQNYPKMTAFSKSVNEVSELLGDQAPGLLATLGNLNQTLQNTTVFLQNNTNTMSVSFDRLAALTANLSDYSRQVVETIDVGPLLFQNLSNSISAEQGAWRAQVLLDKSLVDNELLAEFCEAINLQKDGCRTGKLKDFGPDLGIYSAMLELTK
- a CDS encoding MlaD family protein, coding for MHSLDRAGSAGRPSPAPSRRGVRRGGVLAVLLAALMGLTGCGLLPSLTVEQIPLPAPGGIGDSITLTANFDNALNLPTRAKVKLNGNDVGQVTDLVAKDYTAVVTMEVSKKTNLPVGTGAELRQATPLGDVFVALLPPIEAKDGLMVDGDTLTGPTSAAATVEDLLISMSGVVDSGSLNSLTIILTELSSAVATNPSDLNGAIRGMTTGIRKLNQSSAAVDRSLATTRVLTGQLADGRAQIMASINKLGPALESLNGQIATILTTLDKTQQVTAATNDFLDTDQDNLVEMLGHLSTVLAGLRQAAGPLGSLADNLHTLTPKWVKSTPGSAAAVSSKVYWLSPGVGFDSASRLPEIQDVDEGSAALQQTLTRLLARITGTRGCCG
- a CDS encoding MCE family protein, translating into MSWFRRSFRNNRRVWSGVIGAVVIVALLLGVTALASAHLGKQTLTADFAQAGGIRPGDKVRVAGIDVGEVTGTELAGQHVAITMKVDSDVRVTANGSAEIKMSTLLGQRYIDVSLGDSPEDAPDGHIGKTAVPYDLQRTIEAGAPILTGIDDKTLSESIRTLNRQLAGVPAITEPTFEALTQMSKVITNRKDQINQLIADTKTITSIVDDNQAQLAVIVGQGRDLTQKIVAREELVTRMLDGIAELTEQATAVAGENANQFAPIMANLNTITQGLEKNRNNLRKLLEVLPVTARLTNNVIGDGPYANGYLPWGIFPDNWLCLARVVDGC